ccctgaatatgcatacacatacatgtcaataattttggggagaacaatgaaaatctgcaatgtgttttacaactagatgcgtgtaaaatctagtaaatattctagattcatgtgtctggATTCATGCACCCgctcatacccgtctatatttgcagttgacgatcgcgcacttctgccactgagcccccgccttggctgaccagtctttacccgccgagaAGTTGACCATCGCACtcttgcactcgcaatcaatcgcttcgcactcgcaatcaatcggtccgcacccgcctcgcagtCAGCCGctttgcactcgcctcgcaataaattgccttgcactcgcctcgcaataaaTCGCCTCacaattaatcgcctcgcaatcaatcgcctcgcactcaatcgctttgcactcgcctcacaattaatcgcctcgcactcgcaatcaatcacctcgcaatcaatcggcccgcacccgcctcgcatcggttgtgtcgataaaatttatatgtataacagcacagacagtatgatgtcaaggcagatacagcattagcaccttacaataataaaacatagcgccaacatgatagcttttgtatgagatacaaaaaggaaaacaaatgcatgaaaaaatatatatatatactgaaaaatatgttagaaaatgctgcatgtggtatagcagaacatgaagaacatagcatgacataacaataacacaatgttagttcaacgcaaaaTTTgcagatagacaacattttttgtttttctgtcgggtgtatgaacaaacagttttcagcttgtgcctacttttgagcaggcgacgtacagctggtcatggctaaagcaggatgacagtaagtcgataccagctgctctctttcttttcaccatcgcctatcgcaaccttggagtactcgtgcaagttctgtagtagtaacttacagtaggcctactcgcaactgaaaaaaaattatggaaaaaaaattagtaactcagctgctgaaggaaatgaacttgtcccactatcacgaacagcggcaaatccaacgttattaagcaGTTAAGGTGTGGCActtcatagacaatacactacaacattgaatgagcaatacttaccttttttaagtagaaatttagtaggtaaaacgcagtagcagtacccgtgcaagttctgtagtagctgtagttctgtagtactcgtagctggaaaaaagtaaaagtaactcggctgcggaaggaaatgaacatgtttactatcacaaacagtggcaaatccaacgtttttaaccctttcactgaagtagactcattcatgcgttttctatggtcgaccgcgtagacacatttttgtgattttaccagcaattgctagtaactgaattttattattcgttgataacataagtAACGGTcattaggacttttatggtagtgacagtgttgtcctaaaacagtgttctttataaaattagcctaaagtttaattttaaatctttgttcgagaatttccaacttgaaaacgaagactttttgtgcaagttcattaaatgcgtctgagttaaaaaacaaataactacttatgttgatgacatagccgattcagatttttgtgattacacagataattaaaaagcaatatcagcactgactctgatggcgatgaaagtaatggttttgtaagaataaggaacattgtagaagatcgttttgctttgtagcttcacatcgctttatcaatgcacacagtatagatacaatgaattttttgcatagcagtgcttgttaacatgttggcaaaatgaaatatataaccaaaacaaacgttctagatggagtttgaaattgaaaaaatattgtatacatatgaagcaatatcggcaaaatggctggcagtacgccgatagctaaatttgtacatggaccatacctgccaactctcacgcattgggcgtgagactcaagCAATCACCCCAACGAAAAAATGAAAGTGCGTGAGAAtggcgtgagatttttgcccaaatttccacaatttatatatactatcattgatacatcaattgccccaaaaccaaatcgcACGCAATGCTCCACTCTTGAGTTGGCAGGTCtgacatggacgcaagtgaaagggttatgtattgaaagtgtggcagttcatagacaatacaacattgaataagaagcacttacctttttaatgtggaaatttagtaggtgagacaagcgtttttccagtggccgcaagaaacaaacgtttacatgaccttctcggtacacgttggcagtaattattaattgcatgtaaattactactcattaattgattttatttaatgagtaatacatttgtgtagctgtatagacacctttgtataagccacagaactcaggacagtgctttttaatactgcagcaactttgctgtttaaaaagcgtgctaaccagagatttcggttaatgcgccctagcggtgaaagaaaaactacAGAATCACCGCACCTTCacataagccgcttggctcaaatcgtcagaaataAGTAGCGGTTAACAGtccgaaattacgatatttactactcatattaattcagttggcttcgtatgaccgaatggaaaaagaaagaccgctctataatttatttactgttactactcatattaattcagttggcttcgtacgaccgaaattcgaaAAAAGAAAAGACgacaaaaaaaggaaagactgctctataaggcggacagacaacgactgccgtttatatagtagatagaacATATATAGATCGATTAAAGGTAGCCATAGATCATGGATATAATAAGGTGTAGATATATCATAGATATAAATAACCAATCAAAGTATTTAAACATTCGGTGGAAATGAtttcaagtacatgtacataaaaaaatgtaaaggtaAGAAAGCTTTTGTTAAACTTCACTGTAATACTGCAATTTTGTACCTACCTCCTTTGTTGGTAGACTAACTTGAGTTGGTAAATTAACCTTGACCTGCTTGGCTTGCTCTCGTACTACTTCGAATGCATCTTGGACAGAAGACGGTTTCGATGTTCCAGATTCTAACACAAATGCAACAAGGATGAACACGAAGGATATATCAAACACTGAAGAGAAGTCATGAGAATAAACAGCAAACCAACCTTTGGACCTGTTGAAACCCTGGCCAGTTTTAGTCTCATTAAGTGCCAATTGAGACCGGAGCCTCTTTATGTAGATGTCAGCAGGAGTATTCATAACCCGCTTTCGGACAATCCCTGCAAAACGGCAATAAGATGAACTAGGAGCTGGTCAATTTACTAGCTGGAATACACACAACATCAACGGGTTGTTAAACTTTGTTGGAATAAACAGTTTAGTTGTTAGTCTGATGGGTTCAGTCAAATCGATAGAGAGATAAAATTGTGCAATAGTAGACCAGCTGCTCCATTGCTCAGAACACAATTCCTGTTTGTGAGAACAATAGAACTAAGACATAATATTATGCAATATTTGCTCCTTGCAACACAAAGCCTATTCGGAGAAATTATGTACAGTATTGTACaatatgttatgtaatattTACTCATATGTAATAGTTCTTAATTGTCTTATTGCAATACACTTATTAATATCAACTATATACCTAACTAATGATATACTAATATCAACTATCAATATAATGTCATCTAGATTTAAACGGATAAGCTATTAGATAAACCTATAAAATATCTTTGTAGAGAAATTATGGATAAATTACAGGAAGTGTGAAATTTACCAAAACACAGATATTTTGCAGTTTTGGCTTCCCGATTTTGTAGtaaaaaaaataacatttttatctTAAGTGATTTCGCATTAGGACAAATGTTATGAAGAATGTTTCCCATTATAAAAACAGCTCACTTCAAACAGAATACAAAATCACGCTATTCCTATTACTACTTACGTTTTCGATTTGTAAGATTGCTTTCTTCCTCTGAACTTTCTAATTCAGATTCCTCAGAAACTAGTTCTGCTGGGTTAGCTGTCTCGGCATGCACATCTTTTGACAAAGGAGGAGCGGTTGTAAGCTCACCAAATGGTGGTGGTAAGTGCATTTTATTCATTAGATGCAGCACTTGGTTATAAAACTTAGGAACAGAGGCCATACAATGGATGATATTTTTCAGTGTGGTTTCAGTAGGTGGAGGATATGAGTATGTCAGACTATCATCTGCAGTATAGTCTAATCGCCAAGTTTTGGAAATTGAATCTATTTGCGACACCAGGTCAGGTTGCGCCTGTACATTCTTTGTCTGTTCAGTTGCCTTGCTCTGAGCAACTTCGCTTGCAAATCCTGTTTTTAACAAAAGTTCTTTGCTCTTTGGTTCATCAACGGGCTGTTGCGATTTTGCGTATTCTGCACGAAGAACAAAATTCAATACAGAAAGTTGATGAAGTTGTTTTAACGCATGCGTAGCATCTGTTtcagacaaaaatgaaacaaaggCAGAATGCCTCATTCTTCCGTGGTTCCCCATATGTCTGACACTTGTTGCCTTGAAAAGAAGGAACAAGTCACGAACTTGAGTGTCCGATAGGGTTGGAGGTAGATTCCGAACAACAAGAGTTTTACTGTTTCCGCTATTCATAGTATTTTCTTGCCATACCGTGTTACAGCACATCCATATGATAAATCACCTAAAAAAGTGTGACACAAATTGGTGCATGCGTGAGACATATACTTGGTACATATGTTAATAGTGTAAATGCAAATGCcaaaaattatgtaatacaaATTCGAAAAACTATCACAAtaaatttattagttttgtttAAAGTAAAGCAAATGGTGAGAATTACTTGCAACATTAAGGATAATTCTgagtatcaaatatatatgtaagaaTATATcgtatttattttataacaatattaatacaaGGTGATTTATCAACAGGAATAGCACAACCAATAAAACGGTACATTCACATCATCAACCTGTGTTTATATAACACACAATGTTCTCTTAGATAAGGAGATGACTTCATTCAAAGTTATCACAAAAATATTCTATGAGGTGCATACACAAATTGCTAGAAAGAAGCTAGTCATGATCAATAAGCATTCATGTAAAACGGCTTTACAATAGAATTGCAACAAAACATAAGGACAAATTGCAAAAAAGGTTAACAAAAAGCTGCATACTGAAAACAAtctcattattttattatctagCACGAGGCTAACAACGTATTTAATTATTCCCTGTTTTCTACTTTATCTTATACGAGTCCTACATCCCAGCAGTAGGCAACGTACGTTTAGGTTTTACCAGTGGCTAACAGTGCAAGTTATACAATGCTAAACGAATTGGACGTTAACGAGGAAAACGAGAACGGTAAGACTGCTATGGTTTATGTGATTGCATTAAGAGAACGAGTTTAATTCTAATCTATGAGACTAGAACGAAACATAGGAGCCGTAAACCCTTATACAATCAGAAGATGAAACTGCTCTAAAATAAGCTTTGTGAGATGTTTAGTTGGCAAAAGCAAACAACGAATGATCCACTTAGTAGTCTCATTGATCATTTACAGTCATGTGTAAAATAATGGAGCCAGTCTATAATTGAACAGAAGTGTTGGTTCAGTGACGTGCATGTACATTACGGAACTGACACTTCTGTTCAATTATAAAGTGGCTCCACACTTTCTCACATGACAGTAGCCTACATTACTGAGCTGACACTTATGTTCAATTATAGAGTGGCTCCATACTTTTACACATGACAGtagattattttaaataaaataagaaatatcGACCGTACgttcaaatttttttctatttaacgTTTTACTTGtatgaaaatgtttaatttaatCTCTGTATAGCTCATCTTGCaagttttttatgtatttgaaaaCTTCGTACTAAAATAACGCCAACACTAACAGTTGTCCATGATACGATGTATGGTTTAGCAGAAATTAATTAGTTATAAATAGAAATCATAAATGAAATAGAAATTAATTAGCATACAACAATAGTTGTTTTTGTTCCTGGTGTGTAATATGGATGGCTTTGAAAAATAAAAGGTGATGGGACATGAGTATAGAATGAAACCCGCGATAACCCAAGTTTCAAAAGCTTCCCGCACAGATATTCTACATTAGTATTATAGTAGTGCGTACATTtgaatcatttttaaaattgtcaGCAACTGGGTACAGTGTAATAAAACCTGTGACTTTTGCATTgtttgttttcatattttaaacatCAGTTTAGTGAGAAGTATTTTATTACGTTAATATATTATGGTGGTATTAACTACGGTATGTTGAAGTATCCTGATGCGCTATCATTCTAATATCGTAAAAGATTAACGGAATAGTTTAGATCTGCAAACTTTTAGTACTGCCTGTTTGTTATTGGCAATGACCCTGCATACGGGAATATGCGTCAGTTGTTTCAGAGTGGGGAGCTCTTGCGTCTCTGTCTATCGTCTAAACTCTTGTGCATGCGCGATGGACCTGATCGGCTGTTTAAGTTTTGTTAGGGCCCGATCTCATCAGTGTCATATAGGGACACTATACGACACTGGATCACGCAACAATGCCTGAATAGACAATTAAATAGTACAGTACGTACTACAAATGTCTCGTATTTTCAGCACGTGTTTATATCATTACGTACTAAACTCCGCCCACGTTGCGAACtgataaacaaattattagcttCGACTCGGTTCAGCTGTCGTATAATCATATGTGTCAGCGCTTCTATTTCTAGCAGTTTCAATTGTATCGACCGATGTTTCCATACGGTACAAATTATTATTGAAcgatattttacagtttttacatCTATGCTGTGTATTTTATTTACCGTGCAAATTTTAATGTATGACGATTATTTCATATGCTAGTGAATATATGCTTATGTCAATACCTGGTTGCTATTTTGcttataccaatgatatacagcccccctgtgggggctgtatatcattgcttatacaGAGAATAttcatagtttatattttaaatttacgatgTGCTCATTGTATCGGTAAATACTATTTTTTAAGTTGTTTTCATACAAATTGTGCTATTAGTTTTAAACTGACGGCCATTTTGTATACTCAGTAATACGATTTTAATCGTCTCTATAATGCTGATTTTCTTTTCACGCATAAATCAAAAAACGTACACATTCCTTCTACAGGCTCTTCACTTAGTAAAGATATGTTTTCTCATGAGTAATGTATTGAATAGCATCATCTTACAGCTATAGACGATTAGCTCTTATTAGTTACATTCACGTGGGTCTGCTTGCTTGTATATATGTTTTGTATGCATTTCACAATTGTTTGTTTATGTATATTGAGTTTGCGAAGTATAATTTGTTAGCCTACTATTGCTGGTTTTGGAACCTCATCGAAGCTATTTGCTATGGGTTTTGAATAACAAGATACTTTGGCTTAACATTTTTTGGCTCCTGTTGTAGTAGCAGCCATTTCAGTTTTTATATCAATTAGGAACATCACTTTTGCTTCATTTTGTGTCAGAGCCTACCTAACAATTTCAATTTAGGTATTTCTTATAGAGAAAAAATCTGCTTGTCATACCTTGTCTAGTTCTTGAGACATTACCACTGACTAGGTATATTGTAATTGAAATAACAGTTTGAGCAGTTCACAGATTGTTCGACAGCAAACTACATATTTTTTGGCATCAATAAAAAATGCCATCTGCTTTCAAATCAGCTTTTTATTGGCAGTAAAATTTAAGGTTCAAGTTTTTATTCAATTTCCATTTATAAAATACACATTTTGGCTTTTGATTTTAATTTGACTCGTAAGTGGCTGTCTGCTAACCGCTTGATTCTACCTAAGAAGACTAAGGGCTTTGCACATCTTATATCACCACGGAAGTCCCTTGCATGATTTATTATAAGAGAATATCCTCAAGCTACTAGCAAAATTGTAGGTATTAATTTGACTAGCCAAACATTGCTAATGCTATAAAATATTCCTATACTTCATTATGTAGCTAAGAATTATTTTAGGAGTAAACCTCAAACCTAATAACTCTTTTAATCTAGCTTGTGAATTTCTGCTCAACAATATATTGAACAAAAAAAAGTTGGCAGTTGTCAGATAGCTTGTTTAGGCGTTCTGAACTTCAGGATTTGCCGAACTTGCTAGTTTTACTCTATGTTAGTTCAAGTTGCAAAGTTGAACCACGCTCTACTTGGGTTTGATGTCAAAATTTTCTCCGATGATCGGCATCTTTAAAACTTACAACTTCCAAAATTTAGTCATGGTATGCTGTTACTTGACTCATgctaaactgttgctaaaacaTGATAAACTTTGCAAATCATTTAAATCGTCTAGCGAAACACTTTAGCTCATTCAATTGTAGATTTTGCATAAACAGTTGTGCAGTTAGTATCAATTCCAATATAAAATATCTGGGGATATTTTCAAGTCAAAAAGCTTCTTTTCTAAATAAAATTGATGTTATCTGTGGAAAACTTGAGTCAATTCCTTGAGATGCTTCAGTTAATTTGgcctaccgtaaaacctctaattgaacgccacggCGCTatatttttaaccc
The genomic region above belongs to Watersipora subatra chromosome 1, tzWatSuba1.1, whole genome shotgun sequence and contains:
- the LOC137403088 gene encoding RNA-binding region-containing protein 3-like, which codes for MCCNTVWQENTMNSGNSKTLVVRNLPPTLSDTQVRDLFLLFKATSVRHMGNHGRMRHSAFVSFLSETDATHALKQLHQLSVLNFVLRAEYAKSQQPVDEPKSKELLLKTGFASEVAQSKATEQTKNVQAQPDLVSQIDSISKTWRLDYTADDSLTYSYPPPTETTLKNIIHCMASVPKFYNQVLHLMNKMHLPPPFGELTTAPPLSKDVHAETANPAELVSEESELESSEEESNLTNRKRIVRKRVMNTPADIYIKRLRSQLALNETKTGQGFNRSKESGTSKPSSVQDAFEVVREQAKQVKVNLPTQVSLPTKETTGSATSESYDAFGKMESQQAPADQVETEEIIAEDNNGEEQTTSNPFITFRELKAGRLTEIEQAEHSILKKHTAGEPRERLYIKNLAKQTTEANLKYIFGRYVNWNDEQEAEAFNIRHMTEGRMKGQAFVTLPNVEAAEAALLECHAFVLNGKPMAVAYSAPKS